GAGCAGCAGCATCGGGAAGTACAGGGACATCGCGACCGCGTTCGCCGCGGAGGCACGCGGGGCGAGGGCCGCCACCAGCATCCCGAGCGCGAACATCGACGTCAGGCCCAGGACGAAGGCGACGAGGACGACTCCCGTCCGGGTCGGCACGGGCACCCCGAACACCACCTGGGCGACGACGAGGGCCAGCACCACCCCGAGGACGGTCGTGACGGCGTTGATGATCAGGTGCGACACGACGATGCCCTGCGGCCGCATGGGCGTCGTGGACAGCCGCCGCAGCACGCCCTTCTCGCGGTAGGTCGCGATCGTCACCGGCATGACGGTGAGCGCCGCCGTGCCGATCGCCATGGCGAGCACGGTCGGCAGGTACGTCGCGATCGGGGTCAGGCCGTACCAGACGGACGACGGCGGCGCGTCGGTGATGGGGTCGCGCATGCCGGGGATGAAGAACCCGACACCGAGCAGGATGATCGTCGGGAACAGCATCCCGAAGAACGGTGCGGCGAGGTCCCGTGCCCACACGCGGGCCTCGGTGCGCAGCAGCAGGCCGAATCCCCGCCAGGGGGCGGGTGCGGTGGTCGTGGTCACGGTCGTCCTCCTTCGGTGGCGGGCTCGACGTCCTGCGTGGCGTACGTCCGGCCGGTCACGGCGAGGAAGACGTCCTCCAGCGACCGGGTGACGGTGCGGACGTCGTCGGGCACCAGGTCGGCCTCCGCGAGGGCCGGGACGACGGCGAACAGCACGCGGGGCGACCCGGTGACGGCGACCTCGCCGCCCTGGCCCGGCTCGACCCGGTCGACGTCCGGGTGGGTGGCGGCCAGCGCGGTCAGCACGCCGCGCGCCCGGTCGGCGTCGGCGGCGGGGAAGCGCACGACGACGGTGCGGTCGTCGTCGAGGTCGTCGATCAGGCCCTGCGGGGTGCCGGACGCCACGACCCGTCCGGCGTCGATGACGACGAGCCGGTCGCAGAGGCGTTCGGCCTCGTCCATGAAGTGCGTGACCAGCAGGATGGTGACGCCGCGGTCCCGCACCCGCTCCACGAGGTCCCAGGTGGCGCGGCGGGCCTGCGGGTCGAGGCCGGTGGTGAGCTCGTCGAGGATCGCGACGCGCGGGTTGCCCACGAGGGCGAGCGCGATGGACAGTCGCTGCTTCTGCCCGCCGGACAGCCGCGCGAACTGCTTGTGGGCGTGCTCGGTGAGGTCCAGCAGCGCGAGGAGCTCGGCAGGGTCCGCGGGGTCGCGGTAGAACCCGGCGAACAGGTGCAGCGCCTCCGACACGGTGATCCGGTCGTGGAGGGTGGCCTCCTGGAGCTGCACGCCGAGGAGGTCCCGGACGGCCGCCGGGTCGCGCTGCGTGTCGACGCCGAGGACGCGGACGGTGCCGCCGTCGGCGGCGCGCAGCCCGGCGAGCGTCTCGACGGCGGTGGTCTTCCCGGCGCCGTTGGGGCCGAGGATCCCGAAGATCTCCCCGGGGGCGACGGCGAACGAGACGTCGTCGACGGCCACCTTCGGTCCGTAGGTCTTGCGGAGGTTCGTCACCTCCACGACGGGTGCGGTCATGGTGTCCTCCTGGGACGGGGCGGGCGGGTCGTGCGGGGACGGGGTCAGCGGGTGGGGCGCAGCCGCAGACGGGACAGGTGGAGGTGCATCCAGCCGGCGGCGACCGCCAGGACGGCCACGCCGACACCGGCCCAGAGGACGCCGGGGCCCACCCGCAGCGGGGAGAGCAGGTCGTCGGCGCTGCCGGTGCCCGCCGCGAGCTCCACGGCCGCGAGCAGCACCAGGCCGGGCAGGAGCAGCAGGGTGCCGGTCCAGGCGCCGTGGTTCTGGTAGCCGACGGCCACCGCGACGCCGACCATCACGTAGACGCTGACGACCAGCAGCTCGGACAGCGCCACACCGGTCCACCACAGCAGGTCGCCGGGGACGACGTCGACGGGGGCGGTCCAGGTCCAGCCGAGGCCCGTGAAGACCGCCCGTTCCACGAGGAACGCGACGACGTTGAGCACGCCGTACACCGCACCCGTGAGGAGCGCCGCGACGACCGACCCGGTGAACAGGGAGCGGCGCGTGCCGCCCGCGGCGACGTGGTTCGTCATGATCGTCGACACCAGGATGATCCCGAGCGTGAACGCGAACCAGCGGGCGCTGTACTCGGCGCCGACGAGCACGCCGTTGCCCATCTCGTTGCCGGCGGCGTCGACGATCAGCGGCACGACGACCGCCACCAGGGTGAACACGGCCCAGAACCCGGCACCGACGATCACCCCGCCCTCGGTGACGCTCCGCACGACGCGGCGGAACCCGCGGCGGCGGGCGGCGGCGACGAAGACGTCGCGGTCGGTCAGGACGGTCGTCATCGGGCTGCCCTCGCAGGGTCGGCGGCGCGGTCGCGCCGGGGGTCGGTGAGACGGACGAACAGGTCCTGCAGCGGCAGGGAGCCGATCTCGACGCCCGCGTCCCGGGCGGCCGCGGCCTCCCCGTCGACGGGGGCGCCCTCGATCGTCACCTGGACGGTGCTCCCGAGCTGCTGGCGGTGCAGCACGCGCCGGCCGTCGACCAGCCGGTCCACGGCCGGGGCCGGGCCGGTGAGGCTGAACCCGCGCGCCTGCATCTCCTCGGCGGTCTCCGCCAGGAGGACGCGGCCCCGGTCGAGGACGACGACGTCCTCGAAGAGCCGCTCGACCTCCTCGACCAGGTGGCTGGACAGCAGGATGGTGCGCGGGTGGGCGGCGTAGTCGGCGAGGATCTCGTCGTAGAACGCGTACCGGGTGGGTGCGTCCATCCCGAGGTAGACCTCGTCGAACACCGTCAGCGGCGCGCGGGACGCGAGACCGATGGTCGCGCCGACGGCGGACCGCTTGCCGCGGGACAGCGCCGCCGGCTTCTTGCGGACGTCGACCTCGAACAGGTCGAGGAGGCGGCCCGCGAGCTCCGCGTCCCATGCCGGGCGGAGCGCCTCGTAGTACCTCAGCGTCTCGACGACCTTCTCGTCGTCCTGCAGGTCGCCGCTCTCACGGACCACCTGCACGTTGGCGGTCACCCACGGGTTCTCCCACGGGTCCTCCCAGCGGCCGGGGTCGACGTCCGCCGCGCCGACGCGCACCGTGCCCGACGAGGGCCGCGTGAACGCGGCCAGCAGGGACAGCATGGTCGACTTCCCGGCGCCGTTGCGGCCGAGCACGCCCGTGATGACGCCGGGTCGCAGCGTCACGCCGACGCCGTCGAGCGCCGTGGACGCGTCGTTCGTGACGGTGGTCCCGTCACGGGTGATGCGGCGCTGCCTGCCGAACTCGACGACGACGTCGTCGAGTCTCGCGCCGAAGGGTGGGGTCGTCATGACTTCTCCGGGGTGGTCGGACGGGCGTGGCCGTCGGTGCCGAGGACGTAGGCGACGATCTCGTCGGAGCCGATGCCGAGGACGGCGGCCTGGGCCAGCGCCGGCGCGAGGACGTCGGTGAAGTAGGTGTCACGGTGCTGGTCGAGGAGGCGGCGGCGCGCGCCCGGGGCGACGAACATGCCGAGACCCCGCCGCTTGTAGAGCACGCCCTCGTCGACGAGCCCGGAGAACGCCTTGGCGGCGGTCGCCGGGTTGATGCGGAACGTCGTCGCGAACTGGGTGGTGGACATGACCTGCTCCTCCTCCGCGAGATCACCGGCGAGCACCTGCGCCCGGATCATCTGTGCGATCTGGACGTAGATCGGCTCGGGTCCGTCGAACACGCGGGCCTCCTGACCGTGTAGTGCTGGGGTTCATTACTTAACTAATGAACCACAGATGCTGGGGAGCGTCAACCCCCTCCCGCGAGTCAGCGCACGACGGCGCGAGTCAGCGCACATCCGCGCGAGTCAGCGCACGACGAAGCGCACCGGCCTCCGGACCGACGGGATGTCGTCGGTCCGGAGGCCGGTGCGCTCGGGGGTCATGGCCGCACGGCGCGGCCGTCGCACGCCCGACTCCGGGCGGTGCGGCGCGGGCTCAGGTCAGAGGGCGGCGCGGATCTGGTCGGCGAGCTTCTGCGCGGACTTCTTGTTCTTCTTGCCGTCGAGCAGCGCGGTCGGCCGTCCCGGCATGTTCGCGACGTAGATCGCCACGTGCGACCCCTGCGCGGTCGGCGTGATCTCGATCCCCGTGGCCAGCTCCCAGCTCAGCCACGTCTTGCGCGTGATGACGGCGATGGTGCGCTTGTCGTCGCTCTCGCCGGCCACCTGGTGCTTGTTCGCCGCCACGACGGCGTGGACCGCGGCGCTCACTTGCTCCGGCGTCCCGGGCAGGTCGACCTCGACGGCCGCGGACGAGTCGACGAATCCGAACGACGGGGCCAGCGCGGCACCGTACTGGTCGACGAAGCGCGACTCCAGGACCTTCTCAAAGATGGGCATGGGGGAACATTACTCACGAAACGGGCGCCGGTGATCGTCCGACCCGCAGGACGTCGCGCACGTCCTGCGGGCGACGCGGGCCTGCCCGGACTCCGGGACGCCCGCCGACGGCGAAGGCCCGTGGCGGGAGCACACCCGCCACGGGCCTTCGTGCGCTGACTCGCGCTGATCAGCGCTGAGTCGCCGGAACCTGCGCTGAGTCAGCAGAACCTGCGCTGAGTCAGCAGGACCGGCGCTGACTCGCGTCAGATGTCGGCGGCGGCCGCCGCCTCCGCGACGTCGATGGTCGACAGCTCGGCCAGGTCGGCCGCGACGAGCTCCGCGATCTGCACGGCGTTGAGCGCCGCGCCCTTGCGCAGGTTGTCGTTGGAGACGAACAGCACGAGACCGCGGCCGCCGGGGACGGACTGGTCGGTGCGGATGCGGCCCACGTACGACGGGTCGGCGCCGGCGGCCTGGAGCGGCGTGGGGACGTCGACGACCTCGACGCCGGGTGCGGTGGCGAGGAGCTCGCGTGCCCGCTCGGGCGTGATGGGCGACGCGAACTCCGCGTGGATGGCGAGCGAGTGGCCGGAGAACACGGGCACCCGGACGCACGTCCCGGCGACGGCCAGGTCGGGCAGGCCGAGGATCTTGCGGGACTCGTTCCGGAGCTTCTGCTCCTCGTCGGTCTCGCCGGACCCGTCGTCGACCAGGTTCCCCGCCAGCGCGATGACGTCGAACGCGATGGGGGCGACGTACTTCTCCGGCGCCGGGAAGTCGACGGCGGACCCGGAGAGCGCGAGACCCTCGAGGTCCCCGGCGACGGCGGCCCGCGCCTGGTCGGCGAGCTCGCGCACGCCGCCCAGCCCGGACCCGGACACCGCCTGGTAGGTCGCGACGCGCAGGCGCTCCAGGCCGGCCTCGTCGGACAGCGGCTTGAGGACCGGCATGGCGGCCATCGTGGTGCAGTTGGGGTTCGCGACGATCCCCTTGGCGGCCTCGGAGATCGCCTCCGGGTTCACCTCGGACACGACGAGCGGCACCTCGGGGTCGAGGCGCCACGCGGACGAGTTGTCGATGACGACGGCGCCGGCCTCGGCGAACCGCGGCGCGTGCTCGCGGGACGTGCCGCCGCCCGCGGAGAAGATCGCGACGTCGACGTCGGCGAGGTCGTCGGTGGCGGTCGCGGCGACGTCCTCGACGACGACCTCGACGCCCTCGTAGGTCAGCGTGGTCCCGGCGGACCGGGCCGACGCGAAGAACCGCAGGTCGCGGACGGGGAAGGCCCGCTCCGCGAGGAGGCGCTGCATGACGCCGCCCACCTGGCCGGTCGCGCCGACGACGGCGACGTTCACCCCGGAGTCGTTGATCAGTGCCATCTCAGCTCACCGCCCCGTGCCCGCGTAGACGACGGCCTCGCCGTCGGCGGAGTCGAGCTGGAACGCGGTGTGCACGGCGCGCACGGCGTCGTCGAGGGAGTCCTCGCGGGTGACGACGGAGATGCGGATCTCGGAGGTGGAGATCATCTCGATGTTGACTCCGGCGTCGCGCAGCGCACCGAACAGGCGCGCGGACACGCCCGGGTGCGACTTCATGCCGGCGCCGACCAGCGACAGCTTGCCGATCTGGTCGTCGTGCTGCAGCTCGACGAACTTCAGCTCGTCCTTGACGGCGTTGAGCGCCGCCATGGTGGAGCGCGCGTCGCCGTGGGGCAGCGTGAAGGAGATGTCGGTGAGGCCGGTGTCCGCGGCGGACACGTTCTGCACGATCATGTCGATGTTGGCGCCGGCACCGGCGACGACCTCGAAGATGCGGGCGGCCTGCCCGGGGACGTCGGGCACGCCCACGATGGTGATCTTGGCCTCGCTGCGGTCGTGCGCGACGCCGGAGATGATCGGGTCTTCCATGGCTTCCTCCTGGTCGTGCGAGGCGTTCGGGTCGATGAGGTCGCCGTGCGTGCCGACGACCATCGTGCCGGTCGCGCCGGAGAACGAGCTGCGGACGTGGACGGGCACGCCGTAGCGGCGGGCGTACTCGACGCTGCGCAGCGCCAGCACCTTGGCGCCGGACGCCGCGAGCTCGAGCATCTCCTCGTAGGTGGTGCGCTCGATCTTGCGGGCGTTGGGGACGATGCGCGGGTCGGCGGTGAACACGCCGTCGACGTCGGTGTAGATCTCGCAGACGTCCGCGTCGAGGCCGGCGGCGAGCGCGACGGCGGTCGTGTCGGAGCCGCCGCGACCCAGCGTGGTCACGTCGTTGGTGCTGCTGACGCCCTGGAACCCGGCGACGATCGCGACCTGGCCGCGCTCGACGGTCTCGCGGATGCGGTGCGGGACGACGTCGACGATCCGTGCCCGCCCGTGGACGGCGTCGGTGATGAGGCCGGCCTGCTGGCCCGTGAAGGACTTCGCCCTGACGCCGAGGTTGGTGATCGCCATCGCCAGGAGCGACATGGAGATCCGCTCGCCTGCCGTGAGCAGGATGTCGAGCTCTCGTTGCGGGGGTGTGGCGGTGATCTGGTCGGCCAGGTCGAGGAGCTCGTCCGTGGTGTCGCCCATGGCGCTCACCACCACGACCACGTCGTTGCCGGCCCGCTTCGCCTCGGCGATGCGCTTCGCCACCCGCTTGATGGACTGGGCGTCCGCGACGGACGACCCACCGTACTTCTGCACGATCAGTGCCATGTTGTGCTGCTTCCTCCTCCCGGCCTCCGTCTCTCTCAACGGTCCGCCGGTGCTCGATGCTTGCGCCGACCATCGTAACGGCCGACGCGGGCGGCGCCAGGGCACGTCCGTCCCGTGGGCGCCCGGGCGCCGGGGCGCGCCCGTCAGAGCAGGTCGCCGACGACGTCGTAGCCGAGCTTGCAGACGAGCGCCCCGACGACGACGACGAACACGACGCGCACGAACCCGCTGCCCTTCGCGACCGCCATCCGCGCGCCGACGTACCCGCCGACGAGGTTCGCCGCACCCATCGCGAGGCCGAGGCCCCAGATCACCGCGCCGTGCGGGACGAAGTAGAGCAGCGCGCCGAGGTTGGTCGCGAAGTTGACGATCTTCGCCAGCGCCGACGCCGGGAGGAACGCGTACCCGAGGATGCTCACGAGCGAGATGACGAGGAACGTGCCGGTGCCGGGACCGAGCAGCCCGTCGTACGCGCCGATGACGAGCCCGATGCCGGCGGCCGTCCAGCGGTGCCGGTTGCCCTCCCAGCGGAGGTCGTCGTGCGCGCCGAGCTGCGGCTTGAGGATCGTGAAGAGCAGGACGCCGATCAGGACCACGAGGATGATCGGGGTGAAGAGCTCGGCGGGGATCAGGGTGGCGAGCGCGGCCCCGCCGAACGCCCCGACGAGCGCGGCGAGCGCCATCGGCCCCGCCGTGGTGAGGTCCGGCCCGACCCGGCGGTAGTAGGTCAGGGAGCTGACCGAGGTCCCCATGATCGAGCCCAGCTTGTTGGTCGCGAGCGCCTGCACCGGCGAGATCCCGGGGACGAGGAGCAGCGCCGGGAGCTGGATGAGCCCGCCGCCCCCGACGACGGCGTCCACCCACCCGGCCGCCAGGCCGGCGAGGACGAGCAGGAGGACGGTGGTGAGGTCGAGTTCGGGCACCCGGTGATCCTAGGCACCGCCCGCCCGCGGGGCGGCGGCTGCCCGCCCCTCAGGAGTGCAGGGCGTCGTACTCCGCCTCGGCGGCGACGTCGTCCTCCACGTCGAGGCGCAGGTGGGACAGCACGCCCTGCAAGACGCGCAGCACGGACGACGCGCGCTCGCCCCAGATCGACAGGTAGGAGAACTGCCACCACCACAGGCCCTCGAGCTCGTGGCCGTCGTCGTAGTGCTGGAGGCCCTTGGCGATCTCCTCCGTGACGCAGGCGAGGTCGCCGGACATCGTGGCGGGGGTGACGTCGCCGCCGAGCACGGGGTCGGGCACCTCGACGTAGTCGTCGAAGCCGTCGAACATCTGCGCGAGCGCGTCGCGCAACGGGTCGACGTCGGTCTCGCGTCCGGCGTCGGGCTCGAACCGTTCGACGGGGACGACGTCGACGATCGCGGCGAGGCGCGCGCCGGCCGCGAGGAGGTCGGAGGTCGCCAGGATGAGGAGGGACAGCTCGGCGCCGGGGAAGCCGCCGGACGCGACCTGCGTCGTCGTGGACAGGAACGTGCGGGCCTGCGCGGACATCAGCTCCGCGACCTCGCGGAGCTCGGAGTCGGCTGCGATCTCTG
This Isoptericola jiangsuensis DNA region includes the following protein-coding sequences:
- a CDS encoding DUF5063 domain-containing protein, with protein sequence MPEIAADSELREVAELMSAQARTFLSTTTQVASGGFPGAELSLLILATSDLLAAGARLAAIVDVVPVERFEPDAGRETDVDPLRDALAQMFDGFDDYVEVPDPVLGGDVTPATMSGDLACVTEEIAKGLQHYDDGHELEGLWWWQFSYLSIWGERASSVLRVLQGVLSHLRLDVEDDVAAEAEYDALHS
- a CDS encoding aspartate kinase, with protein sequence MALIVQKYGGSSVADAQSIKRVAKRIAEAKRAGNDVVVVVSAMGDTTDELLDLADQITATPPQRELDILLTAGERISMSLLAMAITNLGVRAKSFTGQQAGLITDAVHGRARIVDVVPHRIRETVERGQVAIVAGFQGVSSTNDVTTLGRGGSDTTAVALAAGLDADVCEIYTDVDGVFTADPRIVPNARKIERTTYEEMLELAASGAKVLALRSVEYARRYGVPVHVRSSFSGATGTMVVGTHGDLIDPNASHDQEEAMEDPIISGVAHDRSEAKITIVGVPDVPGQAARIFEVVAGAGANIDMIVQNVSAADTGLTDISFTLPHGDARSTMAALNAVKDELKFVELQHDDQIGKLSLVGAGMKSHPGVSARLFGALRDAGVNIEMISTSEIRISVVTREDSLDDAVRAVHTAFQLDSADGEAVVYAGTGR
- a CDS encoding ABC transporter ATP-binding protein: MTAPVVEVTNLRKTYGPKVAVDDVSFAVAPGEIFGILGPNGAGKTTAVETLAGLRAADGGTVRVLGVDTQRDPAAVRDLLGVQLQEATLHDRITVSEALHLFAGFYRDPADPAELLALLDLTEHAHKQFARLSGGQKQRLSIALALVGNPRVAILDELTTGLDPQARRATWDLVERVRDRGVTILLVTHFMDEAERLCDRLVVIDAGRVVASGTPQGLIDDLDDDRTVVVRFPAADADRARGVLTALAATHPDVDRVEPGQGGEVAVTGSPRVLFAVVPALAEADLVPDDVRTVTRSLEDVFLAVTGRTYATQDVEPATEGGRP
- a CDS encoding GntR family transcriptional regulator, translating into MFDGPEPIYVQIAQMIRAQVLAGDLAEEEQVMSTTQFATTFRINPATAAKAFSGLVDEGVLYKRRGLGMFVAPGARRRLLDQHRDTYFTDVLAPALAQAAVLGIGSDEIVAYVLGTDGHARPTTPEKS
- a CDS encoding ABC transporter permease is translated as MTTTTAPAPWRGFGLLLRTEARVWARDLAAPFFGMLFPTIILLGVGFFIPGMRDPITDAPPSSVWYGLTPIATYLPTVLAMAIGTAALTVMPVTIATYREKGVLRRLSTTPMRPQGIVVSHLIINAVTTVLGVVLALVVAQVVFGVPVPTRTGVVLVAFVLGLTSMFALGMLVAALAPRASAANAVAMSLYFPMLLLAGLWTPGPIMPDLLRQVGQFTPLGAAGQALTTGWFETGFPLVQTVVMIGWTVVLLPIAIRVFRWS
- a CDS encoding aspartate-semialdehyde dehydrogenase, with translation MALINDSGVNVAVVGATGQVGGVMQRLLAERAFPVRDLRFFASARSAGTTLTYEGVEVVVEDVAATATDDLADVDVAIFSAGGGTSREHAPRFAEAGAVVIDNSSAWRLDPEVPLVVSEVNPEAISEAAKGIVANPNCTTMAAMPVLKPLSDEAGLERLRVATYQAVSGSGLGGVRELADQARAAVAGDLEGLALSGSAVDFPAPEKYVAPIAFDVIALAGNLVDDGSGETDEEQKLRNESRKILGLPDLAVAGTCVRVPVFSGHSLAIHAEFASPITPERARELLATAPGVEVVDVPTPLQAAGADPSYVGRIRTDQSVPGGRGLVLFVSNDNLRKGAALNAVQIAELVAADLAELSTIDVAEAAAAADI
- a CDS encoding ATP-binding cassette domain-containing protein, with product MTTPPFGARLDDVVVEFGRQRRITRDGTTVTNDASTALDGVGVTLRPGVITGVLGRNGAGKSTMLSLLAAFTRPSSGTVRVGAADVDPGRWEDPWENPWVTANVQVVRESGDLQDDEKVVETLRYYEALRPAWDAELAGRLLDLFEVDVRKKPAALSRGKRSAVGATIGLASRAPLTVFDEVYLGMDAPTRYAFYDEILADYAAHPRTILLSSHLVEEVERLFEDVVVLDRGRVLLAETAEEMQARGFSLTGPAPAVDRLVDGRRVLHRQQLGSTVQVTIEGAPVDGEAAAARDAGVEIGSLPLQDLFVRLTDPRRDRAADPARAAR
- a CDS encoding TSUP family transporter encodes the protein MPELDLTTVLLLVLAGLAAGWVDAVVGGGGLIQLPALLLVPGISPVQALATNKLGSIMGTSVSSLTYYRRVGPDLTTAGPMALAALVGAFGGAALATLIPAELFTPIILVVLIGVLLFTILKPQLGAHDDLRWEGNRHRWTAAGIGLVIGAYDGLLGPGTGTFLVISLVSILGYAFLPASALAKIVNFATNLGALLYFVPHGAVIWGLGLAMGAANLVGGYVGARMAVAKGSGFVRVVFVVVVGALVCKLGYDVVGDLL